A portion of the Leifsonia sp. EB41 genome contains these proteins:
- a CDS encoding ABC transporter substrate-binding protein, translating into MKIRRSLVVVAGVAASMLALTACSGTSGTSGGKVDLTVWTGFTGGDRPGYDTIVKDFNASHPNIHVTMNVQPWDTIAQKLPSAWLTGQGPDIAAPSSDPNAIAQYVKTNSVLAITNTGSGDTKINTDKLAPGTVKEFTYDGKLYAVPANFATLSLYYNKKAFAAAGIAAAPTTVAELQADAKKLTINGGQTQYGLSLADNQTIQMWPILQWLEGGDIVDAKGCSVVQTSAGQKSLSTWSDLVVQDKISPVGQTGAQADSLFSAGKAAMEINGPWAAPGYKSAGIDLGIAKIPVGVDGSSVTLGATAPLAISAKSKHPQEAQEFLAYWTSKTEQQKFSLQTGFPPLRTDLADDAKLKADPTVSIFTSQVPDSRLYLPHVTNATQVDANAYVPLIGQITRGTSVGSATADAAKTIDSLTGCSK; encoded by the coding sequence ATGAAAATCCGCAGATCCCTCGTCGTCGTAGCCGGTGTGGCCGCGTCGATGCTGGCGCTCACCGCCTGCTCTGGCACCTCCGGAACGTCCGGCGGCAAGGTCGACCTCACCGTCTGGACCGGGTTCACCGGCGGCGACCGTCCCGGCTACGACACCATCGTCAAGGACTTCAACGCCTCGCACCCGAACATCCACGTCACCATGAACGTGCAGCCCTGGGACACCATCGCCCAGAAGCTGCCGTCCGCGTGGCTGACCGGCCAGGGCCCCGACATCGCGGCGCCCTCCAGCGACCCGAACGCCATCGCCCAGTACGTGAAGACCAACTCGGTGCTCGCCATCACGAACACCGGCTCGGGCGACACGAAGATCAACACCGACAAGCTCGCGCCCGGCACCGTGAAGGAGTTCACCTACGACGGCAAGCTCTACGCCGTCCCCGCGAACTTCGCGACGCTCAGCCTGTACTACAACAAGAAGGCGTTCGCCGCGGCCGGGATCGCCGCTGCCCCGACCACCGTCGCCGAGCTCCAGGCCGACGCCAAGAAGCTGACGATCAACGGCGGCCAGACGCAGTACGGCCTGTCCCTCGCGGACAACCAGACCATCCAGATGTGGCCGATCCTGCAGTGGCTGGAGGGCGGCGACATCGTCGACGCGAAGGGCTGCAGCGTCGTGCAGACCAGCGCGGGCCAGAAGAGCCTGTCGACCTGGAGCGATCTGGTCGTCCAGGACAAGATCTCCCCCGTCGGGCAGACCGGCGCCCAGGCGGACTCGCTGTTCTCCGCCGGCAAGGCCGCGATGGAGATCAACGGTCCGTGGGCCGCCCCCGGCTACAAGTCGGCGGGCATCGACCTCGGCATCGCGAAGATCCCGGTCGGGGTCGACGGCTCGAGCGTGACGCTCGGCGCCACCGCCCCGCTCGCGATCTCGGCCAAGTCGAAGCACCCGCAGGAGGCGCAGGAGTTCCTCGCCTACTGGACGAGCAAGACCGAGCAGCAGAAGTTCTCGCTGCAGACCGGCTTCCCGCCGCTGCGCACCGACCTGGCCGACGACGCCAAGCTGAAGGCCGACCCGACCGTGTCGATCTTCACCTCGCAGGTCCCGGACTCGCGGCTCTACCTGCCGCACGTCACCAACGCGACCCAGGTCGACGCCAACGCGTACGTGCCGCTGATCGGGCAGATCACCCGCGGGACCTCCGTCGGCTCCGCCACCGCCGACGCCGCCAAGACGATCGACAGCCTGACCGGGTGCAGCAAGTAG
- a CDS encoding carbohydrate ABC transporter permease yields the protein MSTHTTEPALSRPARDGAGPLPRTEAPVRRGPRGDASPRRRRRRFQPAWLFMAPSLIILGVFVLFPILQTLYYSFFDWTIGASTQTFLGFGNYIKLFQDPQFWNALGVTLVFSAFAVVLQVTLGFGSALLLLKENLITRVVRSVFFFPTIVSFVTIGLVWKFLLDPSIGLVGGLTQLLGLQPVAWLTSTSLALPSVIFVAVWRSVGFAMILFVAALKAVPAERYEAARLDGANNRQLTLFITIPSVRPTLLFATMILTIQSLQVFDLVYVMTDGGPVFRTDSLVNLIYRDGFVNYQTGYASAISWVLFALIMLLSLLQLRLFRYNDVD from the coding sequence GTGAGCACCCACACCACCGAGCCCGCCCTGTCCCGCCCCGCGCGGGACGGGGCGGGTCCCCTCCCCCGCACCGAGGCACCGGTGCGGCGGGGCCCGCGCGGCGACGCGAGCCCGCGCCGCCGCCGGCGCCGGTTCCAGCCGGCCTGGCTGTTCATGGCGCCGAGCCTGATCATCCTGGGCGTCTTCGTCCTGTTCCCGATCCTGCAGACGCTGTACTACAGCTTCTTCGACTGGACGATCGGGGCGTCCACCCAGACGTTCCTCGGGTTCGGCAACTACATCAAGCTCTTCCAGGACCCGCAGTTCTGGAACGCCCTCGGCGTCACCCTGGTCTTCTCCGCGTTCGCCGTGGTCCTCCAGGTCACCCTCGGCTTCGGCTCCGCGCTGCTTCTGCTGAAGGAGAACCTGATCACCCGGGTCGTCCGGTCGGTGTTCTTCTTTCCGACGATCGTGTCGTTCGTCACCATCGGCCTGGTCTGGAAGTTCCTGCTCGACCCGAGCATCGGCCTCGTCGGCGGCCTCACGCAGCTCCTCGGACTCCAGCCGGTCGCCTGGCTGACGTCGACCTCCCTCGCGCTGCCGAGCGTCATCTTCGTGGCCGTCTGGCGCAGCGTCGGCTTCGCCATGATCCTGTTCGTCGCCGCGCTGAAGGCCGTGCCGGCCGAGCGGTACGAGGCCGCCCGCCTCGACGGCGCGAACAACCGGCAGCTCACCCTCTTCATCACCATCCCGAGCGTGCGGCCGACCCTGCTGTTCGCGACGATGATCCTCACCATCCAGTCGCTGCAGGTGTTCGACCTGGTCTACGTGATGACCGACGGCGGCCCGGTGTTCCGCACGGACAGCCTGGTGAACCTCATCTACCGGGACGGCTTCGTGAATTACCAGACCGGCTACGCGTCGGCGATCTCGTGGGTCCTTTTCGCCCTCATCATGCTCCTCTCGCTCCTCCAGCTCAGATTGTTCAGGTACAACGATGTCGACTGA
- a CDS encoding carbohydrate ABC transporter permease: MSTETGVRVRRPGAVTALAASSKWIFLGIGLLFAIVPFIWMVSGSFRSESDLFGNPASLFPTSITLHGYLGVWEQLPFLRLLGNTFLFAGVTTVATLLFDSLCAYALARLKFRGRNLAFILVIATLMVPFQVTLIPVFIELFHFGWLNTYQGLIVPRATSAFGIFLFRQFFISIPTELDEAARIDGAGHFRIYWKIILPLAKPAIATVAILNFMNLWNDLLWPLVVTSDPNMLTLPAGLTLFGGQHVTDHAVLLAGATISLIPIAVAFFFAQKYFVAGVATTGLK, translated from the coding sequence ATGTCGACTGAAACCGGTGTCCGCGTGCGACGCCCCGGCGCTGTGACAGCGCTGGCTGCCTCGTCCAAATGGATCTTCCTGGGGATCGGCCTGCTGTTCGCGATCGTGCCGTTCATCTGGATGGTGTCCGGATCGTTCCGCAGCGAGAGCGACCTCTTCGGCAACCCCGCCTCGCTGTTCCCGACCTCGATCACGCTGCACGGCTACCTCGGCGTGTGGGAGCAGCTGCCGTTCCTGCGGCTGCTCGGCAACACGTTCCTCTTCGCGGGCGTGACCACCGTCGCGACGCTGCTGTTCGACTCGCTGTGCGCCTACGCGCTGGCCCGGCTGAAGTTCCGCGGCAGGAACCTCGCGTTCATCCTGGTCATCGCCACGCTGATGGTGCCGTTCCAGGTGACGCTCATCCCGGTGTTCATCGAGCTGTTCCACTTCGGCTGGCTGAACACCTACCAGGGGCTGATCGTGCCGCGCGCGACGAGCGCGTTCGGCATCTTCCTGTTCCGGCAGTTCTTCATCAGCATCCCCACCGAGCTGGACGAGGCCGCCCGGATCGACGGCGCCGGCCACTTCCGCATCTACTGGAAGATCATCCTGCCGCTGGCCAAGCCCGCCATCGCGACCGTCGCGATCCTCAACTTCATGAACCTGTGGAACGACCTGCTCTGGCCGCTCGTCGTCACCAGCGACCCCAACATGCTCACGCTGCCCGCCGGACTCACCTTGTTCGGAGGCCAGCACGTGACCGACCATGCCGTCCTCCTCGCGGGCGCCACCATCTCGCTCATCCCGATCGCCGTCGCGTTCTTCTTCGCGCAGAAGTACTTCGTGGCCGGCGTCGCCACGACGGGGCTCAAGTGA
- a CDS encoding family 1 glycosylhydrolase, producing MTAAGLGPGEFAWAAGIEDTCVYPPEHFAMADLDEYDLTDHTGNWRDDLRAVRDLGATVLRYGVNWPLVHTAPGVFDWTMLDERLRYASEELGLTVIADLVHYGTPTWLRASFADARYPQTVAEFAGAFAARYRGVVDHVTPLNEPLTTASFCGLRGVWPPSLTGWDGWTAVTLGVVEGMAETIRAVRAANPDAVIVHVEATSQYSTDDAGLAENAGLAEHAALLESVGMLPTDLLLGRVHPSHPLHAWLLEQGASPERLERLTVTPPTVDLLGVNYYPDLSPRTLVQRADEVAQVATNRWSDGLADSLRAFSARYGLPMLITETSIEGDDELRSAWLDDSVRSIGELRAQGLDIRGYTWWPVFDFVDWSYASGGRNVEEFVVDDDIVAARQHSGDGAEDGRRAKTPFLRRMGVIRLDEQEDGRLARVPTAAAELYARLANSSAADRTGTEVADELAS from the coding sequence GTGACGGCCGCGGGGCTGGGGCCGGGCGAGTTCGCCTGGGCCGCCGGGATCGAGGACACCTGCGTCTACCCGCCGGAGCACTTCGCGATGGCCGACCTGGACGAGTACGACCTCACCGACCACACCGGCAACTGGCGGGACGACCTCCGCGCGGTCCGCGACCTGGGCGCGACTGTGCTGCGCTACGGCGTGAACTGGCCGCTCGTCCACACCGCGCCGGGGGTGTTCGACTGGACGATGCTGGACGAGCGCCTGCGGTACGCCTCCGAGGAGCTCGGGCTGACCGTGATCGCGGACCTCGTGCACTACGGCACGCCCACCTGGCTGCGGGCGTCGTTCGCCGACGCGCGCTACCCGCAGACCGTCGCGGAGTTCGCCGGCGCGTTCGCCGCACGCTACCGCGGAGTCGTGGACCACGTGACGCCCCTCAACGAGCCGCTCACCACCGCGTCGTTCTGCGGCCTGCGCGGCGTGTGGCCGCCGTCGCTCACCGGCTGGGACGGCTGGACCGCCGTGACCCTCGGCGTCGTGGAGGGCATGGCCGAGACGATCCGCGCCGTCCGCGCCGCGAACCCGGACGCCGTGATCGTGCACGTGGAGGCGACCTCCCAGTACAGCACCGACGACGCGGGGCTCGCCGAGAATGCGGGGCTCGCCGAGCACGCGGCGCTGCTGGAGTCGGTGGGGATGCTGCCGACCGACCTCCTGCTCGGCCGCGTCCACCCGTCCCACCCGCTGCACGCCTGGCTGCTGGAGCAGGGCGCTTCGCCCGAGCGCCTCGAACGCCTCACCGTCACCCCGCCGACCGTCGACCTGCTGGGCGTCAACTACTATCCGGACCTATCGCCGCGCACCCTCGTGCAGCGCGCCGACGAGGTGGCGCAGGTGGCGACCAACCGCTGGAGCGACGGCCTCGCCGACAGCCTGCGCGCGTTCTCCGCCCGGTACGGCCTCCCGATGCTGATCACCGAGACGAGCATCGAGGGCGACGACGAGCTCCGGTCCGCGTGGCTGGACGACTCGGTCCGCTCGATCGGCGAACTGCGTGCGCAGGGTCTGGACATCCGCGGCTACACCTGGTGGCCGGTCTTCGACTTCGTGGACTGGTCGTACGCGTCCGGCGGCCGCAACGTCGAGGAGTTCGTGGTGGACGACGACATCGTCGCCGCCCGCCAGCACTCCGGCGACGGCGCGGAGGACGGGCGGCGCGCGAAGACGCCGTTCCTGCGGCGCATGGGCGTCATCCGGCTGGACGAGCAGGAGGACGGCCGGCTGGCCCGGGTGCCCACCGCGGCGGCGGAGCTCTACGCGCGGCTGGCCAACTCGTCCGCTGCCGATCGCACCGGGACGGAGGTCGCCGATGAGCTCGCGAGCTGA
- a CDS encoding SDR family NAD(P)-dependent oxidoreductase, which produces MSSRAEPVYDGYFADPFLARFGGEFIAYGSDDDRVLDGTETRAFEALRSPDLVHWTSAGGVLERLDPALGDAYWAPEVVADGGAYWMFFSVGHGIAGHHLRVARADSPLGPFVDQGVNLTPDESFAIDAHPFRDVDGGWYLFFARDVLTGERPGTHLAVMRLDSPTLRGSDPVAVLAPDADWQVFERDRAMYGRAFDWHTLEGPTVVRRGDRYHLFFSGGRWEGDGYGVSVATAPHPLGPWTHEVREAADVLSTELTGLLGPRPQLGAAAGRRRRPDRVPRLGLRRRQAATVHRAAVVGGRGAEGGTPRAWFCRGHRRRMEGVNTTAPTALVTGATSGIGKEIARQLAAQGWNVLLGARDLARGEQAAAEVGGAVLPLDVLDADSIAAAAAAVPALDVLINNAGISLDIAEVITDVDVDVFRRTYETNVFGVVAVTNAFLPALRHSAHPRIVNISSGTGSLTWSTGPNPQFDYVAASSGRGAAYRSSKAALDGLTVFYSHALAADGIKVNALAPGLRATNLNTRAAGLGGDPAEAAEGAVRLATLPDDGPTGQLFSWDGTVAPW; this is translated from the coding sequence ATGAGCTCGCGAGCTGAGCCAGTCTACGACGGCTACTTCGCCGACCCGTTCCTCGCCCGCTTCGGCGGTGAGTTCATCGCCTACGGCTCCGACGACGACCGGGTGCTCGACGGCACCGAGACGCGCGCGTTCGAGGCGCTCCGCTCCCCCGACCTCGTCCACTGGACGAGCGCCGGCGGCGTCCTGGAGCGGCTGGACCCCGCGCTCGGCGACGCCTACTGGGCGCCGGAGGTCGTGGCGGACGGCGGCGCCTACTGGATGTTCTTCTCCGTCGGCCACGGCATCGCCGGCCACCACCTGCGCGTCGCCCGTGCGGACTCCCCACTCGGCCCGTTCGTCGATCAGGGCGTGAACCTCACCCCGGACGAGTCGTTCGCGATCGACGCGCACCCGTTCCGGGACGTCGACGGCGGCTGGTACCTGTTCTTCGCGCGCGACGTGCTCACCGGCGAGAGGCCCGGCACGCACCTCGCGGTGATGCGCCTCGACTCCCCCACGCTCCGCGGCTCCGACCCGGTCGCGGTGCTCGCGCCGGACGCCGACTGGCAGGTCTTCGAGCGCGACCGCGCGATGTACGGCCGCGCCTTCGACTGGCACACCCTGGAGGGCCCGACCGTCGTGCGGCGCGGCGACCGGTACCACCTGTTCTTCTCCGGCGGCCGGTGGGAGGGCGACGGCTACGGCGTCTCAGTCGCGACCGCTCCGCACCCGCTCGGCCCGTGGACCCACGAGGTGCGGGAGGCCGCCGACGTGCTGAGCACGGAGCTGACCGGCCTCCTCGGCCCCCGGCCACAACTCGGTGCTGCGGCTGGACGACGACGCCGACCTGATCGCGTTCCACGCCTGGGACTCCGTAGGCGGCAAGCGGCAACTGTTCATCGAGCCGCTGTCGTGGGAGGCCGGGGCGCCGAAGGTGGTACTCCCCGGGCCTGGTTCTGTCGCGGCCACCGGCGCAGGATGGAGGGCGTGAACACCACCGCCCCCACTGCACTCGTCACCGGAGCCACCAGCGGAATCGGGAAGGAGATCGCTCGCCAGCTCGCAGCGCAGGGCTGGAACGTCCTGCTCGGCGCCCGCGACCTCGCGCGCGGCGAACAGGCCGCCGCCGAGGTCGGCGGCGCCGTCCTCCCGCTCGACGTCTTGGACGCCGACAGCATTGCTGCAGCCGCAGCAGCCGTGCCGGCCCTGGACGTGCTGATCAACAACGCCGGCATCTCGCTCGACATCGCCGAGGTCATCACCGACGTGGACGTGGACGTGTTCCGGCGCACCTACGAGACCAACGTGTTCGGAGTGGTCGCCGTCACGAACGCGTTTCTCCCGGCACTGCGCCACTCCGCGCATCCGCGGATCGTCAACATCTCCAGCGGCACCGGCTCGCTCACCTGGAGCACCGGGCCGAACCCGCAGTTCGACTACGTGGCCGCCTCGTCCGGCCGCGGGGCCGCCTACCGGTCGTCGAAGGCCGCGCTCGACGGCCTGACCGTCTTCTACTCGCATGCCCTCGCGGCCGACGGGATCAAGGTCAACGCCCTGGCGCCCGGCCTGCGCGCGACCAACCTCAACACGCGGGCAGCGGGCCTGGGTGGCGACCCGGCCGAGGCGGCGGAGGGCGCCGTCCGTCTCGCGACGCTGCCCGACGACGGACCGACCGGACAGCTGTTCTCGTGGGACGGCACCGTCGCGCCCTGGTGA
- a CDS encoding alpha/beta fold hydrolase, protein METRTIPTPGAEIVYDVADAEAGDGGHPPLVMIGQPMDASGFRALAAYLPDRVVVTYDPRGLGRSTRSDGEVTNTPTTQAEDVHAVIEALGAGPVDLFASSGGAVTALALVTAHPGDVRTLVAHEPPLPGVLPDAEAAERGLDAVHAAYDANGFGAGMAAFVMMTSWRGEFTDDYFALPAPDPAMFGMPTADNGDRTDPLLSQRSVAITGYRPDIDALKAAPTRVVVAVGEESEGVFTGRTSTALAGLLGTSPVVFPSHHGGFAAEDSGYPGKPREFAARLRDVLDES, encoded by the coding sequence ATGGAAACGCGCACCATCCCAACGCCCGGAGCCGAGATCGTCTACGACGTCGCCGACGCGGAGGCCGGCGACGGAGGCCATCCCCCGCTCGTCATGATCGGCCAGCCGATGGACGCGAGCGGCTTCCGCGCCCTGGCCGCCTACCTCCCCGACCGCGTCGTGGTCACCTACGACCCGCGCGGCCTCGGCCGCAGCACGCGCAGCGACGGCGAGGTGACCAACACCCCCACGACGCAGGCCGAGGACGTCCACGCCGTCATCGAGGCGCTCGGCGCCGGCCCGGTCGACCTGTTCGCGAGCAGCGGCGGCGCCGTGACCGCGCTCGCCCTGGTGACCGCCCATCCCGGGGACGTGCGCACCCTCGTCGCCCACGAGCCCCCGCTGCCCGGCGTCCTCCCCGACGCGGAGGCCGCCGAGCGCGGCCTCGACGCGGTGCACGCCGCCTACGACGCCAACGGCTTCGGAGCGGGCATGGCCGCGTTCGTGATGATGACCTCGTGGCGCGGCGAGTTCACCGACGACTACTTCGCCCTCCCCGCACCCGACCCCGCGATGTTCGGGATGCCCACCGCCGACAATGGCGACCGCACCGATCCTCTGCTCTCGCAGCGCTCGGTCGCGATCACCGGTTACCGCCCCGACATCGACGCCCTGAAGGCCGCCCCGACCCGCGTCGTCGTCGCCGTCGGCGAGGAGTCGGAGGGCGTGTTCACCGGCCGCACCTCGACCGCTCTGGCCGGCCTGCTCGGGACGTCGCCCGTTGTCTTCCCGAGCCACCACGGCGGTTTCGCGGCCGAGGACTCCGGCTACCCCGGCAAGCCGCGGGAGTTCGCGGCCCGCCTCCGCGACGTGCTCGACGAGTCGTGA
- a CDS encoding class I SAM-dependent methyltransferase, giving the protein MRSDFAGTTAQFYAEFRRDLPSDQADRLVAAVGLRPDDIALDLGCGTGQLAVPLAEHCAAVVAIDPEPDMLAGLRARRAERVVCVLGGDRDLPTLAVPFAAPLGLVTIGNALHWMDERSTLRTAAALLRPGGAVAVVTQGPPLWLGPAPWQRTVRQALESLYGPVTGNCRTDSSALEERRAMATELGLATEVLTWTASYPVTVDWVIGHLGSALGSDKLSRVEELRLLLEQLRDESMVEEVTTSVLVIRPGG; this is encoded by the coding sequence GTGAGAAGCGACTTCGCTGGCACCACCGCCCAGTTCTACGCCGAATTCCGCCGCGACCTCCCCTCCGACCAGGCCGACCGCCTCGTCGCGGCGGTCGGCCTGCGCCCCGACGACATCGCGCTGGACCTCGGCTGCGGCACCGGCCAGCTCGCGGTGCCCCTCGCGGAGCACTGCGCCGCCGTGGTCGCGATCGACCCGGAGCCCGACATGCTCGCGGGCCTGCGCGCCCGTCGCGCGGAGCGGGTCGTGTGCGTGCTGGGCGGCGACCGGGACCTGCCGACGCTGGCGGTCCCGTTCGCGGCCCCGCTCGGCCTCGTGACGATCGGGAACGCCCTCCACTGGATGGACGAGCGCTCGACCCTGCGGACCGCGGCCGCGCTGCTGCGCCCCGGCGGCGCGGTCGCCGTCGTGACGCAGGGCCCGCCGCTGTGGCTCGGTCCCGCGCCGTGGCAACGGACGGTGCGGCAGGCGCTCGAATCGCTGTACGGGCCGGTGACGGGCAACTGCCGCACGGATTCGTCGGCTCTGGAGGAGCGCCGCGCGATGGCGACGGAGTTGGGGCTCGCCACGGAGGTCCTGACCTGGACGGCGTCGTACCCGGTCACGGTGGACTGGGTGATCGGGCATCTGGGCAGCGCGCTGGGCTCCGACAAGCTGAGCAGGGTGGAGGAGCTTCGGCTGCTCCTGGAGCAGCTTCGGGACGAGTCCATGGTGGAGGAGGTCACGACGAGCGTGCTGGTCATTCGCCCCGGCGGGTGA
- a CDS encoding histidine phosphatase family protein: MTTSERTLILLRHAKSDWSGALPDVDRPLAERGHAQAPLAGRWLASHAGVIDLAVVSPARRARETWELVSAELAPPPPVRFDERVYAASADQLLAIVREAPADIRTLILVGHNPGMEQLASLLARRDVILPTSGIAELGVDGPWSGLDATSAVLVAAGRADGRDLS; encoded by the coding sequence GTGACAACCTCCGAGCGCACCCTCATCCTGCTGCGCCACGCCAAATCCGACTGGTCCGGCGCGCTCCCCGACGTCGACCGCCCGCTGGCCGAGCGCGGCCACGCGCAGGCCCCCCTCGCGGGTCGCTGGCTCGCGAGCCACGCCGGCGTGATCGACCTCGCCGTGGTGTCGCCCGCGCGGCGCGCCCGCGAGACGTGGGAGCTGGTGTCCGCCGAGCTCGCTCCCCCGCCTCCCGTGCGATTCGACGAGCGCGTGTATGCCGCCTCCGCGGACCAGCTCCTCGCCATCGTGCGGGAGGCGCCGGCCGACATCCGCACGCTGATCCTCGTCGGCCACAATCCCGGCATGGAGCAGCTCGCGTCGCTGCTCGCCCGGCGGGACGTGATCCTGCCCACCTCGGGAATCGCCGAGCTCGGCGTCGACGGACCGTGGTCCGGGCTCGACGCCACGTCGGCGGTCCTGGTCGCTGCGGGACGCGCGGACGGCCGCGACCTGAGCTGA
- a CDS encoding SPW repeat protein — translation MNKWTRWQDWVAVAAGLYVALSTIWIAHTGASLPIMLVLGVLLVAAGLWSLAMPGLVSMEWIHVALGVLLVVSPWVGNYTSNAAAAWTSWIAGIVALAAGLLAVQPAMKMHHPQATH, via the coding sequence ATGAACAAGTGGACTCGCTGGCAGGACTGGGTGGCCGTCGCCGCCGGTCTCTATGTCGCATTGTCGACGATCTGGATCGCCCACACGGGCGCGTCCTTGCCGATCATGCTCGTCCTCGGTGTGCTGCTGGTCGCCGCGGGACTGTGGAGCCTGGCCATGCCGGGCCTCGTCTCGATGGAGTGGATCCACGTCGCTCTCGGCGTCCTGCTCGTCGTCTCGCCGTGGGTGGGCAACTACACCTCCAACGCCGCCGCCGCCTGGACATCCTGGATCGCGGGCATCGTCGCCCTGGCCGCCGGCCTCCTGGCCGTGCAACCGGCGATGAAGATGCATCACCCGCAGGCGACGCACTAG
- a CDS encoding TetR/AcrR family transcriptional regulator codes for MEQPTEARTRILDAAETLFAERGFDATATSAIAHTAAVPKGLLFYYFPTKKDILASLVGERLGPGRIDPDPLIEPGNPVRSLLNLSQKLFRVQADSDVLRVIVWREQHSHPEVKAKLAAHRRALHATIEKVLAGSLRIPVGGTRLRAAALAWGAIVTAPPLEDEPLDDLATLAELLCAGLQHGSAEPSNG; via the coding sequence GTGGAACAGCCGACGGAAGCGCGCACCCGGATCCTCGACGCGGCCGAGACCCTCTTCGCCGAACGCGGCTTCGACGCGACCGCGACCTCCGCCATCGCCCATACTGCGGCCGTCCCCAAAGGCCTCCTGTTCTACTACTTCCCCACCAAGAAGGACATCCTCGCGTCCCTGGTCGGCGAACGCCTCGGTCCCGGCCGCATCGACCCGGACCCCCTGATCGAACCGGGCAACCCGGTCAGGTCGCTGCTGAACCTGAGCCAGAAACTCTTCCGCGTGCAGGCCGACTCCGACGTGCTCCGCGTGATCGTCTGGCGCGAGCAGCACTCCCACCCGGAGGTCAAGGCCAAGCTGGCCGCGCACCGGCGCGCGCTGCACGCGACCATCGAGAAGGTGCTGGCGGGGAGTCTGCGCATCCCGGTCGGGGGGACGCGGCTGCGTGCTGCGGCGCTTGCATGGGGTGCGATCGTGACGGCGCCACCGCTGGAGGATGAGCCGCTCGACGACCTCGCCACCCTCGCGGAGCTCCTCTGCGCCGGGTTGCAGCATGGTTCCGCCGAGCCGAGCAACGGCTGA